In Lemur catta isolate mLemCat1 chromosome 1, mLemCat1.pri, whole genome shotgun sequence, one DNA window encodes the following:
- the CCL25 gene encoding C-C motif chemokine 25, which translates to MNLLLLACLVACVVGPWAPAIHAQGVFEDCCLAYHGRVRWAVLRHAWGYQRQEVSGSCNLPAVIFHFRQKDRMRMVCGDPKNKEVQRAMRFLDTHKKTPRKLRHSIWMPFQGFHAGKKLSSGTSKLPLSKLSNPIGHGKRNTSLPAAANLGP; encoded by the exons ATGAACCTGTTGCTCCTGGCTTGCCTGGTGGCCTGTGTCGTGGGGCCCTGGGCCCCTGCTATCCATGCCCAAG GTGTCTTTGAGGACTGCTGCCTGGCTTACCACGGCCGTGTCAGGTGGGCTGTGCTCCGGCACGCCTGGGGTTACCAGCGCCAGGAGGTGAGTGGAAGCTGCAACCTGCCTGCTGTGAT aTTCCACTTCCGCCAGAAAGACAGGATGAGGATGGTGTGTGGTGACCCAAAGAACAAAGAGGTGCAGAGGGCCATGAGGTTTCTGGATACACACAAGAAGACTCCCCGAAAGCTTCGCCACAGCATCTGGATGCCCTTCCAAG GCTTTCACGCTGGGAAGAAGTTGAGTTCTGGAACCTCCAAGCTACCATTGTCCAAGTTGAGTAACCCCATTGGCCATGGGAAAAGGAACACCTCCCTTCCAGCAGCAGCGAATCTAG GTCCCTGA